The nucleotide window AACGCCCCAGCCAAAATGAACTGAGCGAACCCGACGACGCCCGCGCCGCTTTAGGGCTATTGGCTTTATTTTTAATGGTTGCGACACTTTTACCTCTTACTCCCGCTTTAGCAGGACGCCTGGGGATCGGTGGATGAGGGAAGAAAAAGTGTTGAGTTTTGAATGTTGAGTGTTGAGTTTAAGAGAGTTATGAGTGTTAAGTGTTGAGTTAAATCCGGCACCTTTGGAAAGCGAACAATTCAAAATTCAAAACTCAAAATTCAAAACTAGTTACTCTTCCACCCCTTGTAAATATTTGGTCGCGGTGTTGCGGCTGAGAAAAGTCTTTGGAAGACAGATTGGCGATCGCTTGATTTTTCCTGAGAAAGATTCCACAAAGTTTCATAAAAGAAGAAGGAAACTCCGGCAAATTTGTGTCGGCGCACTTCTGTAACTTGCTCTTGAACCTGCTTGATGGGAACATGACGATTTTTCAGCCCACTTAAAATTCCCACACCAACTGGGATGTGTCGTTGCGCAGCAACGACTTCTGGATACTGTAGTTCACTAATAAAAACATTAATATCGTTACGATATACCTGCAAGATCAGTTCTTCAATGAATCCTTTGCGTTCCCATTTTTCCCAGTCTGCTAGAAATAAGTCATAAGAAACTCGTTGTGGATTTGGGGATACAGAAATTAAGCAATTCTGCTTCCTAGCCTTGATGGTATGAAACACTCGTTGCATGTAGTTTGTAATTTTGTCAGCGCGCCAACGAACCCACTCTGCATCTTGGGGATCGCTGGGAGGACTTTGTCCTTGGTGTTCTTTTTGGTAGAGAGCTACAGTGTAAGCATCGTAGCCAAACTCTGAGGGTAAACCAAAGTGATCGTCAAATTGAATGCCATCTACATCGTAATTACCAACAATTTCGACAATTAAGTCCAAAATAAACTGCTGTACATCTGGGCGAAAAGGATTTAACCAGACGCGCTCGTGCGTTCCCTCTTGCCAAATTTTACTGCCATCGCGGCGACTCGTAAGCCACTGGGGATGACGTTGAGCAAGTAATGAGTCAGCCGGTGCCATAAAGCCAAATTCAAACCAAGGAATCGCTGCCATCCCTTTTCGATGCGCTTGCTGTACGATTTCATTCAAAACATCGCGTCTTTGTAGCCCTGGTGTGGGATCGAGCGATCGCCCAATGACACGTTGCGCAACTCGACTAGGATAAAGTGTGTAGCCCCAATTCCACACAGTAGGATAGAGCGTATTGAAATTAAGTTGATGCAGACGCCCAATTGCGTTTTTGAGGCGATCGCTCTCAAATAAAACATCACTATCTATATTTGTTAACCAAACACCTCGCAACTCAGCCGCAGAATGAGTGCGAGTGCTAGCAACAGTCTTTTGATGGAATGTAGGAGTAAGTATTAAAGTAACGGTCAAGCTCACAATACACAGTAAGACACATAAATATTGCGAGCGATGGTACAACTTAAACATTTTTCAATTGATATCAGTAGATAAGCATAATGAGTCACACTTGATTCATTGCTGCCACGCGCTTTCAAGTTAGGGTTTGTGACGACACATGAAAATGACAAGCCTATTGTCTTTAATGCCTGAAGTATACAAGGGTTGAGTTCTTAAAAATACACAGCCAAGCGCAGTTAAAGATAACTGCGTGTGCTGAGTTGGAGAATCTCTGGCATAGTACTGAGTACCTTATTTACCTAGCTTTACTTAAGTTAATTTATCTACAGTTCTTTACAATCTTTATCTTTCTTAATAAAATGCGAGTTTTTAGCAAGCTTTTCATTGTAGCTGTCACAGCTATAGAGCAAAAACCAAATGAATTAACAGCGATAAATAGACTGTAATTAGCTACAAGCCCTGCACCTGCTACTTTTATTCTGTTACTCAAAATTAAATGAGTGAAAACTACTACTCAATTTGAAGCTAACTGGTGTGTTGAGCACAACTTATTGCTGCTTGCTTACTACTGCCTTGATAATAGTACTACTTAAAAGTAACTCTCTATACACTAATCCAGAGCAAATCTTTTAAAATTTGTTTTTTTTTAACTTATTTTTAACAAAATTAGGTAAGATAGTTTTGTAATCGCAATCAGGTTTTTCCGTTACAAGATATTAATCAGAGACTTTTCTTTGAGAAAAGTATTATCTTGCCTTCATAAAATCTTTAAACGCAACTTCATCAAAACTTTAAATAGTGCTTTGAAACTGGCTGCATAAATATCTACACTGGTGCTGAGAAGTTCATATAGTTTTTAAAATTAAGTTTTTTCTCATCAAACTTAATTTTGAAGCTAAGTCAATCAAAAAAGTACTATGAGAATTACAGATGTTAGATATACAAGGGAATTTATTTCTCACGATCAAGAAACAACTTTTAAAAAAGAAAAATATAGCAGGCTTTTCTGGGCAAATGCCGCTATTTGTACAGAACGGAAGCGAGTTTTGTACTTAAATAAAAAAGAGTTATTGAATACAAGAAGATTTTTGTATAGTAGAATACAGATTTTTTAGTGTTGGTATGTACATACTGTAAATAACACCTGAAAAAAACAGAATATTTCAGTATATTTCCTGCCTACAAAAAAACTAAGTCCTAACTGCTAGACAGTTTACCCAGCGTTTTTACGCTGTGGGTTGTTGAAGAAGACACCATTAGAGTGCACTTAAACAACCCTAGTTAAGAGGGATAGATCTGCGTAAATTTAACTTAGGATGCAAAAATTTTGATTTCTTTTAGTGCGTTGCAAGTTATTAAAAAC belongs to Gloeocapsopsis sp. IPPAS B-1203 and includes:
- a CDS encoding glycoside hydrolase family 10 protein encodes the protein MFKLYHRSQYLCVLLCIVSLTVTLILTPTFHQKTVASTRTHSAAELRGVWLTNIDSDVLFESDRLKNAIGRLHQLNFNTLYPTVWNWGYTLYPSRVAQRVIGRSLDPTPGLQRRDVLNEIVQQAHRKGMAAIPWFEFGFMAPADSLLAQRHPQWLTSRRDGSKIWQEGTHERVWLNPFRPDVQQFILDLIVEIVGNYDVDGIQFDDHFGLPSEFGYDAYTVALYQKEHQGQSPPSDPQDAEWVRWRADKITNYMQRVFHTIKARKQNCLISVSPNPQRVSYDLFLADWEKWERKGFIEELILQVYRNDINVFISELQYPEVVAAQRHIPVGVGILSGLKNRHVPIKQVQEQVTEVRRHKFAGVSFFFYETLWNLSQEKSSDRQSVFQRLFSAATPRPNIYKGWKSN